A single Anopheles funestus chromosome 2RL, idAnoFuneDA-416_04, whole genome shotgun sequence DNA region contains:
- the LOC125774882 gene encoding uncharacterized protein LOC125774882 — MGPLKQMTHCGSISALFAVLIVLFGVSSSALTTFGKSNTNQQAAPTPPPVVAKSCTNHGDCSTIQNTSCVLDPIDDRMRCLCGDFKAPVNGLCSAKYKGLRHLCGDSAQCDYGMMCAIENATKPTTTLVTSKTFLTSSMLNSNGNNTYKVCLCDEEAEFFENKHEHHCSGTVMIVTSGAVIPLMMLLLGRFIANLPIAHSWNTAL, encoded by the exons ATGGGTCCACTTAAGCAAATGACACATTGCGGAAGCATAAGTGCACTGTTTGCGGTGTTGATAGTGCTGTTCGGCGTCAGTTCGTCGGCACTGACTACATTTGGGAAGTCTAACACGAATCAACAGGCAGCTCCAACACCACCGCCGG TGGTTGCCAAAAGCTGTACAAACCATGGGGATTGTAGTACGATACAAAACACAAGCTGCGTACTGGATCCGATCGATGATCGTATGCGGTGCCTGTGTGGTGATTTCAAGGCACCAGTAAATGGATTATGTTCCGCCAAATATAAAG GACTACGCCATCTGTGTGGTGATTCAGCTCAATGCGATTACGGCATGATGTGCGCCATCGAGAATGCGACCAAACCGACCACGACGCTGGTGACAAGCAAAACGTTTCTCACCAGCAGCATGCTGAACAGTAACGGAAACAACACGTACAAAGTGTGCTTGTGTGACGAAGAGGCagaatttttcgaaaataaaCACGAGCATCACTGCAGCGGTACGGTAATGATCGTCACATCCGGAGCAGTGATCCCGCTGATGATGCTGCTTTTGGGAAGATTTATCGCCAACCTTCCCATAGCGCACAGCTGGAACACAGCGCTTTAA